One genomic region from Candidatus Caldarchaeum subterraneum encodes:
- a CDS encoding type I restriction enzyme R protein N terminal domain protein: MVRELVSLVEQLKKRIQDYQKELQSSEALTRYVLIDPLLRGLGWDTENPELVRPEVSTPAGRPDYALLHNGQRLAFVGAKPLGKQEDLLQQISYCVSEGVRYFIATDGSRWEVYDTGIQKPLQEKKIVEWDIQSMNAGEVVRRAFAIMRYAGINEPAPPSIISEGTGPPPPGKRLTDFSLKPGDQLKFTRIIFPDGKSYQLKYWRDILTAAVEWLHSTGKLPPPPIKAGNGVTYLVNTRPVHENGKSFHASKRIGTLYVNTQFKIRDIIRHTISLLQKSGVSPDNVFLSVD, encoded by the coding sequence ATGGTTCGGGAACTTGTTTCCCTTGTTGAGCAGCTTAAGAAACGTATTCAGGATTATCAGAAGGAGCTTCAGTCAAGCGAGGCTTTGACACGTTATGTGTTGATAGACCCTCTGCTGAGGGGTCTTGGATGGGATACCGAGAACCCTGAGCTTGTTAGGCCCGAGGTCTCGACGCCGGCGGGGCGGCCTGACTACGCTTTACTTCATAACGGTCAGAGGCTGGCTTTTGTGGGCGCGAAGCCTCTGGGTAAGCAGGAGGATTTGCTGCAACAAATTTCCTACTGTGTCTCCGAGGGTGTAAGATACTTCATCGCAACAGACGGCTCCAGATGGGAGGTTTATGACACAGGCATCCAGAAGCCTCTTCAGGAGAAAAAGATAGTGGAGTGGGATATTCAGTCGATGAACGCGGGAGAGGTGGTGAGAAGAGCATTCGCCATAATGCGTTACGCCGGAATAAACGAGCCCGCACCACCATCTATCATATCTGAGGGGACTGGCCCCCCGCCTCCGGGAAAACGCCTCACCGATTTTTCGCTAAAACCTGGTGACCAGCTAAAATTTACACGAATCATCTTCCCCGACGGAAAGTCCTATCAACTGAAGTACTGGAGAGACATTTTAACAGCTGCCGTTGAATGGCTTCACTCAACAGGTAAACTACCTCCACCACCGATCAAAGCAGGAAATGGTGTTACCTATCTTGTCAACACAAGACCGGTGCATGAAAACGGCAAAAGTTTCCACGCATCGAAGAGAATTGGGACACTATACGTCAATACTCAATTCAAGATCCGTGACATCATC
- a CDS encoding nitrogen fixation protein NifU, with amino-acid sequence MWVSLSSGLGEAQFEIILDHYRNPRNYGEMSDASVKVKDSNPLCGDVVEVFLKINSDGVVEKATFRGHGCAISQASASMLIESIQGKKLDELKNLDKQHIFEMLGIEVGPVRVKCALLPLKALKAAVYSYLGLKLDEEE; translated from the coding sequence TTGTGGGTATCGTTGTCTTCTGGTTTGGGTGAAGCACAGTTCGAGATAATTCTCGACCATTACCGCAATCCACGTAACTATGGAGAGATGAGCGACGCGTCTGTTAAGGTTAAGGACTCGAATCCTCTGTGCGGCGACGTGGTGGAGGTTTTTCTCAAGATTAACAGCGACGGCGTGGTTGAGAAAGCGACTTTCCGCGGCCACGGCTGCGCCATAAGCCAAGCCTCGGCATCGATGCTGATAGAATCTATTCAGGGCAAGAAACTCGATGAACTCAAGAACCTTGACAAACAACACATCTTTGAGATGTTGGGGATTGAGGTGGGGCCAGTAAGGGTGAAATGCGCCCTACTTCCGCTAAAGGCTCTCAAAGCCGCTGTCTACAGCTACCTCGGGCTCAAGCTCGATGAAGAAGAGTAG
- a CDS encoding metal-dependent phosphohydrolase, which produces MLKLVKDPVHGYVTISDEERRLVDSAAVQRLRRISQLPLVHLVYPGARHSRFDHSLGCMHLAGEFADHLNLDTHERNLLRASALLHDIGHTPFSHLFEQLLMEKRLSHEDMSIKIVQEDDEIASALEIMGLDVKEVVDVLRGRSRLSGLVSGPLDVDRLDFLLRDAYFTGATYGVVDVRRIIRLTRLLEDGPAVDSRGIGVVEELAIARYHSFINIYFHHAARAAQHLLLRAAKMLGDELDFSTMTVQEYLQHDDYTTWCLLRSREKSRPYIKMLEKRILPKRVFEQKFLGENGLRINYSDISLLERLIAEEAGTEPTKIYVDYSYAPPLTKYGPGEVRIHPPPDTDSWIIQQLSKPLKLVRVYVEREAAELDRVRKAAEKIIGSETV; this is translated from the coding sequence TTGTTGAAACTGGTTAAGGACCCTGTCCACGGCTATGTCACCATCTCCGATGAAGAAAGAAGGCTCGTCGACTCCGCGGCGGTCCAGAGGCTGCGAAGAATAAGCCAGCTACCGCTCGTTCACCTTGTTTACCCCGGGGCCCGTCACAGCCGCTTCGACCACTCCCTCGGCTGCATGCATCTAGCGGGAGAGTTCGCCGACCATCTAAACCTCGACACCCATGAGAGAAACCTTCTCAGAGCATCGGCGCTACTACACGACATCGGACACACACCGTTCTCACACCTCTTCGAGCAGCTTCTCATGGAAAAGCGTCTGAGCCACGAGGACATGAGCATCAAAATAGTTCAGGAAGATGATGAGATAGCTTCGGCGCTGGAGATCATGGGACTTGATGTGAAAGAGGTTGTGGATGTTCTGCGAGGCAGGTCCCGACTCAGCGGCCTCGTCTCAGGCCCCCTTGACGTGGACCGATTGGATTTTCTGCTCAGAGACGCCTACTTCACCGGCGCAACCTATGGCGTGGTAGATGTCCGACGAATCATCAGACTCACCCGTCTTCTCGAGGACGGGCCAGCCGTAGACAGCAGAGGAATAGGAGTGGTCGAGGAGCTCGCCATCGCCCGCTACCACTCCTTCATCAACATCTACTTCCACCACGCGGCGAGAGCGGCTCAACACCTCCTACTAAGAGCGGCCAAAATGCTAGGAGACGAGCTCGACTTCAGCACAATGACAGTTCAAGAATATCTCCAACACGACGACTACACCACCTGGTGCTTGTTAAGGAGCAGGGAGAAAAGCAGACCATACATAAAAATGCTTGAAAAAAGAATTTTGCCGAAGAGAGTTTTTGAGCAGAAATTTCTCGGCGAAAATGGTCTGCGGATAAATTACTCAGATATTTCTCTGCTTGAGAGGCTGATTGCCGAGGAGGCTGGAACCGAGCCTACGAAAATCTATGTCGACTACAGCTACGCTCCTCCCCTAACCAAATACGGGCCCGGAGAAGTTAGAATCCATCCACCACCCGATACAGATTCATGGATTATTCAGCAACTCTCTAAGCCCTTGAAGCTGGTGAGGGTTTACGTGGAGCGCGAAGCTGCAGAACTTGACAGAGTTCGAAAGGCGGCGGAAAAAATTATCGGCTCAGAGACGGTATAA